A portion of the Simkania negevensis Z genome contains these proteins:
- a CDS encoding SDR family oxidoreductase yields the protein MEKYPKQKPAEVVMPVCDLPDLLKGQKAIVTGSSSGIGKGVAIALAKAGADVVINYAGSKERAEEVAQEVSAIGRQALVIKADVSQEDQVQAMFKETVEKFGTVDIVINNAGLQKDSCFADMTIDQWNKVIGINLTGQFLCSREAIREFLRRGIRKEVSCAAGKIICMSSVHEMIPWSGHANYAASKGGVMLLMKSIAQEYASQRIRVNSICPGAIRTPINKEAWETPEAYEKLMNVIPYKRIGEPPDIGHTAVWLASDLADYINGTSIFVDGGMTLFPGFTTNG from the coding sequence ATGGAAAAATATCCCAAACAAAAACCCGCAGAGGTTGTGATGCCAGTGTGCGACTTACCCGATTTGCTGAAAGGACAAAAAGCAATCGTGACCGGATCAAGTTCAGGAATTGGAAAAGGGGTGGCAATTGCATTAGCAAAAGCTGGAGCGGATGTTGTCATCAATTATGCAGGTTCGAAAGAACGGGCAGAAGAAGTGGCTCAAGAAGTCTCAGCGATAGGTCGTCAGGCATTGGTCATTAAAGCGGATGTATCTCAGGAAGATCAAGTCCAAGCGATGTTCAAGGAAACCGTTGAGAAGTTTGGCACAGTGGATATCGTGATCAACAATGCAGGCCTCCAAAAAGATTCCTGCTTCGCAGATATGACAATCGATCAGTGGAATAAAGTGATCGGGATCAACCTTACAGGGCAGTTTTTATGTTCACGTGAAGCGATTCGAGAGTTTTTACGACGAGGTATACGTAAAGAAGTTTCTTGCGCTGCTGGCAAAATCATTTGCATGAGCTCAGTTCATGAAATGATTCCTTGGTCAGGTCACGCTAATTATGCTGCCTCTAAAGGGGGCGTGATGCTCTTGATGAAGAGTATTGCTCAAGAATATGCCTCTCAGAGAATCCGTGTGAACAGCATCTGTCCTGGGGCAATTCGAACACCTATCAATAAAGAAGCTTGGGAGACTCCTGAAGCTTATGAAAAACTCATGAACGTGATTCCCTATAAACGTATTGGTGAACCACCAGACATTGGACACACTGCTGTTTGGCTTGCTTCGGACTTAGCTGACTATATCAATGGAACAAGCATCTTTGTCGATGGTGGAATGACCTTATTCCCAGGATTTACTACCAACGGATAG
- a CDS encoding AsmA family protein — MRKVLLILIFLLVIIAGAGYFAYDNAATILAKIISHKTHVAVTIDSIGFKKDEFTIHDFQMANPKGTRLPTALRVQTTDIKAPYKHYFKDPIEINEIHLDNVYVNIQIYDKDQTKGNWQTIMGNIAHDNKSPLSVEREAIIRRLLLTNIRIDLILSDGKLHQLSPIERLEFRDVTSEKGIPTQEIAEIIVQKMMQQIFLQQGLKNIIEAPVNVIKGFFPFFGHILDDDD, encoded by the coding sequence ATGCGCAAAGTGCTCTTAATCCTCATTTTTCTCCTTGTCATCATTGCTGGAGCAGGCTACTTCGCCTACGACAACGCTGCCACGATCCTTGCCAAAATCATTTCTCATAAAACACATGTCGCTGTCACAATCGATTCGATTGGTTTTAAGAAGGATGAGTTCACGATCCACGATTTTCAAATGGCCAACCCGAAGGGAACACGCCTTCCAACTGCTCTCAGAGTTCAAACGACTGACATCAAAGCTCCCTACAAGCACTACTTCAAAGATCCGATCGAGATCAATGAAATCCACCTCGATAATGTATACGTCAACATTCAAATCTACGATAAAGACCAAACGAAAGGGAACTGGCAAACCATTATGGGCAACATTGCACATGACAATAAAAGCCCCCTTTCTGTGGAGCGAGAAGCCATTATTAGGCGGCTCCTCTTAACTAATATCCGTATTGACCTGATTCTCTCCGATGGAAAGCTCCATCAACTCTCTCCTATTGAAAGGCTTGAATTTCGTGATGTCACTTCTGAAAAGGGAATCCCTACGCAAGAAATTGCTGAAATCATCGTTCAAAAGATGATGCAGCAGATCTTCCTTCAACAAGGGCTGAAAAACATTATCGAGGCCCCGGTAAATGTGATCAAAGGATTCTTCCCCTTCTTTGGTCACATACTAGATGATGATGACTAA
- a CDS encoding LicD family protein, which translates to MINIIEIFPKLARALPKTIEGIIWFGMSMVSFYHSFSENTFFNMAFENAQGLEKVGNAFLSPVQYLCDGKLITYNETSDTFTLKQRFNYETRKRIFSPLAFSTLPPGLFFGTVIKSLAYFSPETRERHKKLKAFLSSTDVHSNIDYFQSFGIQVEDFRTAPYISPPAHQRRPGDENNLIDDKKALQEITKLLSEKGIPFWVDCGTCLGAYRYGGIIPWDNDLDLAAIEEDFENIMHALQALDETKYVVQDWSNRCRPGTYIRVYIKSNRNHIDIYLSAIDAENETLTNILSYGESHFMAESWKIRERMFGKPVPFDVIFPLKKAKFDGIDIPVPNQIEVYLSYKYGPNISPVMIYNEATDQYEKDLSHPYWGIPLVH; encoded by the coding sequence ATGATTAATATCATTGAGATTTTTCCAAAACTTGCCCGAGCTTTGCCCAAAACAATTGAGGGAATTATTTGGTTTGGGATGTCTATGGTTTCGTTTTACCATAGCTTTTCTGAAAACACATTTTTCAACATGGCTTTTGAAAATGCGCAAGGGCTAGAAAAAGTCGGTAATGCTTTTCTCTCTCCTGTGCAATATCTGTGCGACGGAAAACTCATCACCTACAATGAAACATCTGATACGTTCACTTTAAAGCAACGCTTCAATTACGAAACGCGCAAAAGAATTTTTTCTCCTCTTGCTTTTTCGACTCTTCCTCCCGGCTTATTTTTTGGTACTGTGATAAAATCACTTGCTTACTTTTCTCCTGAAACAAGAGAGCGACATAAAAAATTGAAAGCCTTTCTCTCTTCTACGGATGTGCATTCCAATATTGATTACTTTCAGTCTTTCGGAATTCAAGTAGAAGACTTTCGAACCGCACCTTATATTTCTCCTCCTGCGCATCAAAGAAGGCCTGGTGATGAAAATAATCTCATAGATGATAAAAAGGCTCTCCAAGAAATCACAAAGCTGCTTTCTGAAAAAGGTATTCCTTTTTGGGTGGATTGCGGAACGTGTTTAGGAGCTTATCGCTATGGTGGAATTATTCCATGGGATAACGATTTAGATTTAGCAGCTATCGAAGAAGACTTTGAAAATATCATGCATGCCCTTCAAGCACTTGATGAGACAAAGTATGTCGTTCAAGATTGGTCGAATCGTTGCCGCCCTGGCACCTATATCAGAGTCTACATCAAATCGAATCGAAACCATATTGACATTTACTTGAGCGCGATTGACGCTGAAAATGAAACGCTCACAAATATCCTTTCCTATGGAGAAAGTCATTTCATGGCTGAAAGTTGGAAGATTCGGGAACGGATGTTTGGAAAACCTGTTCCGTTTGATGTGATTTTCCCTCTTAAAAAAGCCAAGTTTGACGGAATTGATATCCCTGTTCCAAACCAAATCGAGGTCTACCTCTCCTATAAGTATGGCCCAAACATCTCTCCTGTCATGATCTACAACGAAGCAACGGATCAATACGAAAAAGATCTTTCTCACCCCTATTGGGGCATCCCACTAGTCCATTAA